In one window of Allorhodopirellula heiligendammensis DNA:
- a CDS encoding heavy metal translocating P-type ATPase has product MEKIQITVSSVVPGIDDPTDACCARFERLVHTRDGIDRVHVTASEDGSAGQFCIHYDPSQISLSEVRELARRTGAQLDLRYGHFNTRIESMAASRASAITSRLSRIEGVLEAVVSPDGAVRVEYDRQRADEAKIAEALNDWTSHVATAAPGQHGGGHDHAHCHGHHGGIFGPRSELIFAILCGVFLLVGWLLATFASADHRIAIACYVAAYFCGGYYTTREAIEKIRSGKFEIDFLMIVAAAGAASLGAWAEGSLLLFLFSIGHSLEGYAMGRAKRAIEALSEIAPSTARVRRNGSDIEISVDDLVVGDIVVVQPDERVAADGFVIGGETSIDQAPITGESVPVDKYPVGDTVAAAADPESLAAEHRVFAGTINQAGAIEIEVTKLAADNALARVVTMVREAETRVSPTQKFTKKFELYFVPTVITVVILLLFAPLVIEEPFHDSFYRAMAVLVAASPCALAISTPSAVLSGIGRAARGGILIKGGGPLESLGGLDSIAFDKTGTLTTGKPKVTDVRVAPGVDESELLQIAVAVESLSKHPLAKAVVRGATERLASISNGTEREHLPATDLTSLTGRGLRAVVRGELIHIGNAKLFAEVEGAALPESVRALDESLQRDGRTTMIIRAGERYLGVIGLMDTPRDVAAKTISKLRDLGIKHMIMISGDNQRVADAIAGQVGLDEARGDLMPGDKVSEILKLQSAGGVAMVGDGVNDAPAMAAAAVGIAMGAAGSDVALETADVALMADNLAHLPLAIGLSRATRRIIRQNLWMSLGMVVFLVPATILGLDIGPAVILHEGSTLVVVLNALRLLAYRE; this is encoded by the coding sequence ATGGAAAAAATACAGATCACGGTCAGCTCGGTAGTGCCCGGCATCGACGATCCCACCGATGCGTGCTGCGCCCGCTTTGAGCGTCTGGTTCATACACGCGACGGGATCGACAGGGTCCACGTCACCGCCAGTGAGGATGGGTCGGCAGGTCAGTTCTGCATTCACTACGACCCGTCACAGATATCTCTGTCAGAGGTGCGCGAGTTGGCCCGGCGGACAGGTGCTCAACTCGACCTGAGGTATGGTCACTTCAACACTCGCATAGAGTCCATGGCCGCCAGTCGCGCGTCCGCGATTACGTCGCGTTTATCACGTATTGAGGGGGTCCTCGAGGCAGTGGTTTCGCCTGACGGAGCGGTCCGGGTGGAGTATGATCGGCAACGGGCTGATGAAGCGAAAATTGCTGAGGCGTTGAATGACTGGACGTCTCATGTGGCAACCGCCGCGCCTGGTCAACATGGTGGCGGACATGACCATGCTCACTGTCATGGCCATCACGGTGGCATCTTCGGCCCGCGCAGCGAATTGATCTTCGCGATTCTCTGCGGAGTGTTTTTACTGGTGGGCTGGCTGTTGGCTACATTCGCATCGGCCGACCACCGGATTGCGATTGCGTGTTACGTCGCGGCGTACTTTTGCGGCGGTTACTACACGACACGCGAAGCGATTGAGAAGATTCGATCGGGCAAGTTTGAGATTGATTTCTTAATGATTGTGGCCGCAGCGGGGGCGGCGTCATTGGGCGCGTGGGCGGAGGGATCGTTGCTCCTGTTTCTATTCAGCATTGGTCATTCACTCGAGGGCTACGCGATGGGCCGAGCCAAGCGGGCGATTGAGGCGCTCTCAGAGATTGCCCCCTCGACTGCGCGGGTGCGGCGCAATGGCTCTGACATCGAGATCAGCGTGGATGATTTGGTCGTTGGCGACATCGTCGTCGTCCAGCCGGATGAGCGAGTTGCCGCCGACGGCTTCGTCATTGGGGGTGAAACCAGCATTGATCAGGCACCGATTACCGGCGAGAGTGTGCCGGTGGACAAATATCCTGTCGGCGACACCGTTGCGGCGGCGGCTGATCCGGAATCGCTCGCTGCGGAACATCGCGTGTTCGCGGGCACGATCAACCAAGCCGGTGCGATCGAGATCGAAGTCACCAAGCTCGCCGCCGACAACGCGTTGGCGCGTGTCGTTACGATGGTCCGTGAAGCGGAAACGCGGGTTTCGCCAACGCAGAAGTTCACTAAAAAGTTTGAACTCTACTTCGTCCCGACGGTGATCACGGTTGTGATCCTGCTGCTGTTCGCCCCGCTGGTGATCGAGGAACCGTTCCACGATTCGTTTTACCGAGCCATGGCAGTGTTAGTAGCGGCGAGTCCGTGTGCACTGGCAATCTCGACTCCGAGCGCCGTCCTGAGCGGGATCGGCAGGGCGGCTCGAGGCGGTATCCTCATCAAGGGCGGTGGGCCGTTGGAGAGTCTCGGCGGCCTGGACTCGATCGCCTTTGATAAAACAGGAACCTTGACCACAGGCAAGCCGAAGGTCACAGACGTTCGAGTCGCCCCAGGCGTCGACGAATCCGAGCTCCTGCAAATCGCTGTCGCCGTCGAGAGTTTGAGTAAACATCCACTCGCCAAAGCCGTCGTGCGGGGTGCGACGGAGCGACTGGCGTCGATCTCAAACGGGACCGAACGGGAGCATTTGCCAGCGACCGATCTGACCAGTCTCACCGGCCGTGGTCTGCGAGCGGTCGTCCGGGGCGAACTCATCCATATCGGCAACGCGAAACTATTCGCGGAAGTCGAGGGAGCGGCATTGCCCGAGTCGGTCCGCGCACTTGACGAGTCGTTGCAACGCGACGGCCGCACCACCATGATCATTCGCGCCGGTGAGCGATATCTCGGCGTGATTGGACTGATGGATACGCCTCGCGATGTCGCTGCGAAAACGATATCCAAGCTAAGAGATCTCGGCATCAAGCACATGATCATGATCTCAGGTGACAACCAACGCGTTGCCGATGCGATCGCCGGTCAGGTGGGACTCGACGAGGCCCGCGGCGACCTAATGCCTGGGGACAAGGTCAGTGAAATCCTGAAGCTACAGAGCGCTGGCGGCGTAGCCATGGTGGGTGACGGCGTGAACGACGCGCCCGCGATGGCTGCCGCAGCGGTCGGGATCGCCATGGGTGCGGCAGGCAGCGACGTCGCCTTGGAAACCGCAGATGTAGCTTTGATGGCAGACAACCTCGCGCACCTGCCACTGGCCATCGGCCTCAGCCGGGCGACCCGCCGCATTATCCGGCAAAACCTTTGGATGAGCCTCGGCATGGTCGTCTTCCTCGTTCCCGCAACCATTCTTGGTCTCGACATCGGGCCTGCCGTAATACTTCATGAAGGCAGCACCTTGGTAGTCGTTCTCAATGCATTACGACTACTGGCCTATCGCGAATGA